Proteins encoded together in one Planctomyces sp. SH-PL14 window:
- a CDS encoding VOC family protein, translating to MGREDAAVRLVLLVDDYDRAIDFYCKQTGLFSIDVDFELGPKERNVVLSYNNPRSPFYLVPRRAITAKTRASIGQQAGDFLFFVLPVDDCLRSYDLLQNAGVQFADELAELPYGCQATLLDPFGNRVCLFQYY from the coding sequence ATGGGGCGCGAAGATGCTGCTGTTCGACTCGTACTTCTGGTAGACGACTACGACAGGGCAATTGACTTCTATTGCAAACAGACCGGCCTGTTTTCCATCGATGTCGACTTTGAGCTTGGTCCGAAGGAACGAAATGTGGTCCTGAGTTACAATAATCCCCGGTCGCCGTTTTACTTAGTACCGCGTCGAGCTATCACCGCGAAAACGCGAGCCTCGATCGGGCAGCAGGCCGGCGATTTTCTTTTTTTTGTCTTACCAGTGGACGACTGCCTACGGAGTTACGACCTACTCCAGAACGCTGGGGTGCAGTTTGCTGATGAACTGGCAGAGCTTCCGTATGGTTGTCAAGCCACTCTGCTTGACCCATTTGGCAACCGGGTGTGTCTATTCCAGTATTATTGA